The Cellulosimicrobium cellulans genome contains the following window.
AGGCGCCGCGCGCGGTCGGTGGTGAGCGAGTGGTCGGCGAGCCAGCGGGTGACGTCCGACGGCAGCGACCGTCGTCCGGCGAGCGCGAGGCCCTCGGCGACGACGTCGGACACGGTGAGCGCGTCGTCGGGCTCGCTGATGCCGGGGACGTCGACGACGGCGGTCACGTCGCGCAGGGTGGCGGCGGCGCCGCGCGCGACCCGTCCGGACCGTCGTGACGGCGTGCTCGCGGGCAGGAGCCGGACCTCGCCCCCGGAGGGGTCGAACCGGCCCGTGGCGACGAGGGCGAGGGCGGTGTGCCCGTGGCCGGGCTCGCCCGCGACGAGCACGCACTCGCCCGTGGACCAGACGAGGTCCATCGGCTCGAGCATCGGCTCGCGCCGCCCGTCGACGCGGACGTCCGTCAGCGTGATCTGCATCCCGGCTCTTCCTTCTCGTGGGTCCCCGGTCCTCCCCGAGGACGCCGTTGACTCACGGTCAACAACGCTACGCCTCTTGTTGACTCGCGGTCAACAACGGCGTACAACGGAGGTCATGCCCCGCACGCCCGCGCCCTCCGCCGACCCCCCGGCTCTCGCCGACGCCACGAGCCCCCCGCACGGCCCGCGCCGCCGGCGTGAGCCCGCCGACCGCCGTCGCGAGCTGCTCGACGCCGCCGCACGGCAGGCCGACGAGCACGGCCTGGACTCCCTCACCCCTGCGGTCGTCGCCGCGCGGTCGGGAGCGTCCAAGGCGCTCGTCTTCCACTACTTCGGGTCCACGGCGGGACTGCGCCGGGCCGTCGCGCTCGAGGCCGTGGCGGGGCTCGAGGCGGCGACCGTCGCACCGGACGATCGTCCCCTCGGAGAGCGTCCGGCGCTCGCCGTCGCGTCGTTCCTCGACGCGGTCGAGGCCCGGCGCCTCGTCTGGCAGGACCTCTGGCGCGGCGCGCTCGCCGAGGACGACGCGACGCAGGAGGCTCTCGCACGCGTCCGGGAAGGCCTCGTCGCCCGGCTGACCTCTACGGTCTCCGCGACGTCCGGCGCGCCGCTCACGTCGCCGCGCCTCCGGCTGATCGCCGCGGGCTGGGTCGCGCTCGTCGAGAACGTCACGGCGGCGTGGCTCGGCGGGAGCGAGCTGTCCCGCACGGAGATCGAGCGGCTCGTCCTCGCGAGCGCGGTCGTCCTCGTGCCGGAGCTCCCCGAGCCCGCGCGCGGCGCCGTCCTCGCCATCGCCCGGGCGAACTCGTCCCCGGCGGGCTAGCGTCGGGAGAGCGCCCGCCAGACACGCACACAGGGCGGCACGGACGAGGTCGGGAGGAAGCGCATGCGCGTGGTGGTCGTCGGGGCGAGCGGGAACGTCGGCACCGCGCTGCTGCGCCGGCTCGCGGTCGAGCCCGTCGTGACGTCCGTCGTCGCGGTCGCGCGCCACGTGCCGCGCGCCGACGGGTCGAGCACCGTGCGGTTCCCCCACGACACCGCGACGTGGCGCTACGCCGACGTCGCCGCGACGGACGCCGCCGAGCGGCTCGGCACCGCGTTCGCCGGGGCCGACGTCGTCGTCCACCTCGCGTGGGCGGACCGGGGCGGCCACGGACGCCGCCGGGCGAACGTCGAGGGCGCGCGCGCCGTCGTCACGGCCGCGCGGCAGGCCGGCGTCGCCCACCTCGTCGTCGCGTCCTCGGTCGCGGCCTACTCCCCCGCCCCCTACGCGGGCGACGCGCGGGACGCCCCCGTCTCCGAGGGCTGGCCGGTCCGGGGTGCCTCCGGCGCGCCGCACGCAGAGGACAAGGCCGCCGTCGAGGCCCTGCTCGACGGCGTCGACCGCACCGGCGGGATCGTCGTCTCGCGCGTGCGGTCACCCCTCGTCCTCCAGCGCGACGCCGCGTCCCAGATCGCCCGGGACCTGCTCGGGCCCCTCGCCACGCGCGCGCTGCGACGGAGCCCGCTGGCGTCCGTCCGCGTCCCCGAGGGCCTGCGGTTCCAGGTGGTCCACGCCGACGACCTCGCCGAGGCCTACGCCTGGATCGTCGTGGGACGTCACCCGGGGCCGTTCAACGTCGCCCACCCCACGGTGCTCGGGCCCCAGGACGTCGCGGACGTCGTCGCCGACGGCCACCTGGAGCAGGTGCCCTACGGGTCGGTGCGGACGGCGGTCGTCCTGGGCCGCGCAGCACGCCTCGTGCCGGTCGGCGCAGACTGGCTCGACCTCACGATGCGGGTCCCGGTCCTCGACACGCGGCTCGCGCACGAGCTGCTGCGCTGGACGCCCGCGCACGGCGCGAAGGACACCCTGGCGGAGCTGGTCGACGGCGTCCGTGCGGGCGCCGGGACGTCGTCGCCCCCGCTCCTGCCCCGCTGACCCGCCGCGGCGTCGGTCGACCGCACCCGGACTCCACCGAGCACGACGTGAGGGTCGCTGTCCCACGGACAACGACCCTCACGTCGTGCTCGGCGCGATCGTGCGCGCGTCAGCTCTCGAGAGCCGCGTCCAGCGTGATCGTCGGGACGCCCGCGAGCGCCTTCGACACGGGGCACGTCGCCTTGGCCGTCTCGGCCGCCTGCTGGAACCCGGCCGCGTCGATGCCCTCGACCTCGCCCCGGACCGTGAGCGCGATCGTCGGGATCTGGAAGCCGCCCGCGGGGTCCGGCGCGAGCGTGACCTCGGCCGTCACCTCGAGCGAGACGGGCGTCGCGCCGGCCTCGGCGAGCACGGCCGAGAACTGCATGGCGTAGCACGACGAGTGGGCGGCGGCGATGAGCTCCTCGGGGCTCGTGACGCCGCCCGCGTCGTCCGCGGCGCGACGCGGGAACGAGACGTCGTACGTGCCGACCTTCGAGCTCGACAGCTCGACCTGGCCCTGACCGTCCTGCAGTCCACCGTTCCAGGCGGTACGAGCGATACGCGTGGGCATGCGAGATCTCCTTCGACATCGGGGTGCCCGGGAGGGACCGGGCTCGTCCCGACCGTAACGCCCCGACGGCCCGTCTGCCCCCGAGCGCGGTGCACGTCACAGTGCCGCGAGATCGGCGGTCGCGGTCGAGATCAGCGGTCGCAGTCGCCGATCTCGACCGCAGGCGCTGAAGTCACGGTGCGCTCGCACGAGCGTCGCCCGGGCTCTCGCCGCCGCGCCCGTAGAGTGTGCGCCCGTGAGCGTCGAGGAGATCCTGGGGTTCGTCACGGGGGCCGCGTGCGTGTGGCTCGCGGTGCGGCAGAACGTGTGGACGTTCCCCGTCGGGCTGGCCAACAACGTCGTGTTCCTCGTGCTGTTCACGGGCGCAGGCCTGTACGCGAACGCGGGCCTGCAGGTCGTGTACCTCGTGCTCGGCGCGCTCGGCTGGTACTGGTGGCTGCGCGGCGGCACCGACCGGGGACGGCTCGTCGTGCACCGCACGCCGCGCGCGGCGTGGGTGGTCGGGCTCGTGGCCGCCACGGCGACGACGGCCGCGCTCGTCGCCGTCCTCACGACCTGGACCGACTCCGCGGTGCCGTTCTGGGACGCGCTGACGACGTCGTCGAGCCTGCTCGCGCAGACGATGCTCGGGCGCAAGTGGATCGGCAACTGGTGGGTGTGGATCGCCACGGACGTCGTGCTCGTCGGGCTGTACGCGAGCCAGGGCCTGTGGCTCACCGCCGCGCTCTACGTCGGGTTCGTCGCGCTGTGCGTGCAGGGCCTGCGCGAGTGGTCGGCGGCCCGGCGCGACCCCGGCGCCGAGGCGGCCGCGGGCACGGCGGACCCGCGAGCCGTCGGCCCGGCCCCCGTGCCCGACGACGCGGAGCCGGCCCGGTGACGCGGCTCGCCCACGGCCTCGTCATCGGCAAGTTCTACCCGCCGCACGCGGGCCACGTGCACCTGGTCCGCTCCGCGCTCGCGCGCTGCGAGCGCGTCACCGTCCAGGTGCTCGCCTCGACGAGCGAGTCGATCCCCGCCGAGACCCGGGCGGCGTGGCTGCGCGCCGAGGTGCCCGGCGCCCGCGTGGTGCACGGGCTCGACGACGCTCCCGTCGACTACGCCGACCCGCACGCGTGGGACGAGCACGTCAAGGTCATGCGCTCCCTCCTCGACCCCGACGACCCGCCGGTCGACGCGGTGCTCACCTCCGACCGGTACGGCGTCGAGCTCGCCCGGCGGTTCGACGCGACGTGGGTCCAGGTGGACCCGGACCGCCGCCACCTGCCCGTGTCCGGGTCCGCCGTCCGCGCCGACCCCGCGGCGCACTGGTGGGCGCTGCCCGCGCCGGTCCGCTCCTGGTACGTGCGGCGCGTCGTCGTCCTCGGTGCCGAGTCCACGGGCTCGACGACGCTCGCGACCGACCTCGCCGCCCACCTCGGGCTCGACCCCGTGCTGGAGTTCGGGCGCGAGTGGTCCGAGGTCCGGCCCGGCGGCCTCGCCGCGCCGTGGCACACCGCCGAGTTCGACCTCGTCGCGCGCGAGCAGGCCCGGCGCGAGGACGCCGCCGCCGCGGTGTCGCCCGTCCCGCTCGTCGTGTGCGACACCGACGTGCTCGCCACGACGCTGTGGCACGAGCGCTACGTGGGCCACCGCTCCCCCACCGTCGAGTCGCTCGCCGCCGCCCGGCGCCCCGACCTCTACGTCCTGACCGGCGACGAGATCCCGTTCGTCCAGGACGGCCTGCGCGACGGCGAGCACGTGCGCCACGCGATGCAGGACCGGTTCCGCGAGGTCCTCGCCGCGACCGGCCCGCGCCTCGACGACCCGGCCGACGTCGTGCGGCACCTCGGCCCCGCCGAGCTGCCGACGCCGGACGGCGCCCACCCGGGCGTCCCGTGGTTCGAGGTGCGCGGCGACCGGGCGAGCCGGCTCGCCCAGGCCCTGGCCGCCGTCGGGCCGCTGCTCGCCACCCCGCGCCACGTCGCCGACCCGCTCCCCCAGGCCGGCACCGACGCCTTCTGATCCCCGGGCCCGCTCCGGCGAGCCCCGCGGACCTGGCACGTACGTCCCCACGACCCGCGCACGACGGTGGCAGGATCGGCCCGTGACCGATCTCGAGCACGTGTCCTCCGCGCCGACCCGGCCGCAGCCCGCGGGGCGGGCCGACGGGCGCGACCCGTTCGCCCTGGGCGTCGACGACCTGTTCGGCACGCCCGTCACCGGAGCCGGCTCCGACGACGGCGCGGCCCGGGGCGGGCTGCCGCTCGACGAGAAGCTGCGCCAGGCGTACTTCTGGGTCGTCAACCACGCGATCATCAGCCCGCACTACGACGTCGAGTTCGCGGCGCCCGGCGCGCGGGAGACGAGCTTCCGGCTCGGCGACTCGAAGGCGCTGCTCACGCTGCCGAGCGACCAGTCGTACTCGAGCTTCGTGCTGCTGCCGCTCCTGACGTTCGCCGTGCGGGGGCGGTGCCTCATGATCGGCGGCCCGGGGCGCGGGAAGACCGCGAGCGCCGTCCTCATGGGCGTCCTGGCGGGCTACCCCGTGCGCGACGTGCGCCGCGCGATGCAGCACGGGCACCCGCAGCTCACCGTGTCGGACCTGTTCGGCACGCCGCTGCCCAAGGACCTGGTGCAGGCGGACAGCCTCGCGGACGTGGACGTCGCGTGGCGGTCGTGGCTGGGCATGCGCGTGAAGATCGTCGACGAGTACAACCGCATCCCGACACGCACGCAGTCGGCGCTGCTCACCGTGCTCGCGGACGGGTACGTCGAGGTCTACGACCAGGTGTACGAGACGGGCGACGCCGCCTGGTACCTCACGGCGAACGACGACGCGGGCGGCGGCACGTACCAGGTCGTGGACGCGCTGCGGGACCGCATCGACGTCGTCGTGCACGCGCTGCCGTTCAACAACCGCTTCCTGGGCGACCTCGTGGCCCGGGCGGAGCGGCGCGTGCGGCCGGAGGAGAACGTGCCCCCGGAGATCGTGTTCGACGCCGCCGAGCACGACGCGCTGCACGCCGCGATCCTCGCCGTCCCGTTCCCGGAGCCGGTGCGCCGACGCCTCGAGTTCTTCGCGAGCCAGCTCGAGGTGCTGGAGCGCGCGGGGTGGCAGTTCGAGTACCGGACGAAGGACACGGCGCGCGTCGCGGGCGTCGACCCGCACCTCGTGGCGACGGCGGACACGGGCCGCGACCGCCTGGGCGACGTGGGCGCGCAGACGCTCAACGGCCTGTCGGTGCGCGCCCTGCAGTCGCTCGTCGCGTACGCGAAGGCGATGGCGTACTTCCGCGGGGACGCCGAGGTGGAGCTCGCCGACCTGCGCGCCGTGCTCCCGTTCGTCCTGCACGACAAGCTGCTCCCGGACCTGCAGTCGGCCCCGTTCGACGACCGCGAGCGCGAGCCCCTGCGCTCGGACCGCGTGTCGTGGATCCGCGACCTCTTCGACACGGCGTGCCGGCAGTACGACGCCGCGGGCCTCGACGACCAGGACGACGTGGGGGCGGTCCTCGCGGACGTCGCGGCGGGGTTCGAGGGGCTGCCCGAGGCGGAGGTGCTGCGCCGGCTCGCCCGGATCGAGCACGTGCTCGCGTCGTGGGAGCAGCACGCCAAGCTGCACGGCCACGTGTACGAGGACGCGCTCGCGCTCAAGTACGCCCACCAGCGGTACACGAACTACCTCACCTGGCTGCGCTGGAGCGGCGCGTGACGCTGCCCGACGGCGTGCGGTCGCCGTCGGCCGGGGACGCGGCCCCCGCGGCTCCTTCGCCCTTCGCCGCCCGCGCGCTCGCCGAACGGGAGCGGTACGACGCCGTCCTCGCGCGGGCCCTCGCGCACGGCGCGGACCGCGACGGCCTGGCCGACGCGGTGCGGGAGGTGGCCGCGGCCGCGGACCCGCTCGCCCGGCAGCTCGGTGCCGACGCGTTCGCGGCGACGTGCGACGCGCTCGTCGACGCGCTCGCGCGGCTCGCCGCCGCGCGTCGCTGGCGTCCCGGCGCACCGGAGCGGCGCGCGCTCCTCGACGTCGTCCCGCGGCTCGCGCCGTGGCTCGCCCTCGCCCCTGCGGTCACGGTCGCGGCGGTCGTCGACGCCGCACGGGCCGTCGGGGGCGGTCCGGGTGCGCGCGGGGACGTGACGGCGTGGGCGGCGCGCGTGGTCGACGCCGCCGCCGCGGGGGGCCGCAGCCCGGCGAGCGTCGGCCCGGGACCCTCCGCGGCGGACCTGGTCCGGGGCGCGGTGCTCGTCGCGGCGTGGCGCAGCGGGCTCGTGCGCTACCGGGACGCGGCGCTCGACGCCGCGCGGTCGCTCCCGGAGCAGGTCGCGCGGGCCGCGCTGTCGCTCCCCGGGTCCGGGGCGGATGGGAGAGCCGACGCCGCGGACCTGCGGGCCGTGCTCGACCGCCACGCCGCGGACCCGTGGTGGTGGCCCGCCGTCGGCCAGGGCGTCGAGCCCGCCGGGACGCGGTGGGTCCGGCTGCCGGGCGCTCCCGGGCCCGCCGAGGTCCTGGGGCGCTTCGGAGGCTTCCGCGGATTCGGCGGGCCGTGGCTGTCGCCCGCGCTCGTCGTCGGCGCCGACGCGCGCCGCCCCGGCCTGCGCTGGGTGCTGCTCTCCGCCGGCGACGGCCCGCCGACCGCGGTGGACACCGCCGTGGGCGCCGCCGCCGTCGGCGACGAGACGGTCGAGTGGACGCTCGTCGCCGACGTCCACGGCGCGTTCGTCGCGCGCGCCCCGGGTGCGGGTGACCACGCCACCGGCACGGTCACCCCGCCGGGGACCGACGTCGACGACCAGAGCCTGCACGGGTCGGACCACGGTCCCGCCGGCCGACGCGCGGCCGACCCGGCCCCCGACGTCGCCCTGACGGACGTCAGCGGCGCCGCGGTGGCCGAGACGCCGTCGGGCCGGCTCGCCCTGCTGAGCCGGACGGGCTCCTACGACGTCCTCCTCGTGCGGTGGCCCCGGTGAGCGCGCCGACGCCGGAACCCGTCGGGGCACTGCCCGACGAGCGGCCTCGCGCCGACCTCGGGGCGCTGCGCCAGCGGTGGCAGGCCGCGTGGCCCGAGGCGCTCGCGGCCTGGGGGCGGTTCACGCGCCTCGGCGCCCCGACGCTGCACGGCCCCGCCACGGTCCCGGAGGGGGTCGGGTCGTTCGCGTGGTTCTCGACGACGCGCGTGAGCGTGCACGTGAACCTCGCCGAGGTCGTGGAGCTGGGGATCGAGGACCACGCGGTCGCGGTCCTCGCGCACGAGGTGGGGCACCACGTGCTCTCCCCCGGCGACCTCACGACGAGCGCGCTCCTCGTCGCGCGCACGCGCGCCGGGCTCGTGGACCAGGACCAGCTCGCGCCGCTCACCGCGAACCTGTGGAGCGACCTGCTCGTCAACGACCGGCTGCAGCGCCGCGCCGGGATCGACCTCGCCGGGCTGTGGCGCGCGCTCGGGCCGGGGACGAGCGTGGTCATGCAGACCGTGCTGCGCGCGGACGAGATCCTCTGGGGCCTGCCGCGCGGCGACCTCACCGCGTCCGACGTCCCGGTGGCCGAGCGCGAGGCGACGCTCGTGGCGCGCCTCGTGCGCGCCTACGCCGACGACCCCGTCGGCGGCGCCGCGGGGTTCGCCGCGCTGCTGCGCACGCTGCTCGCGACCGAGGCGGGGACGCTGGCCACCGCGCAGGACCCCCGCCGCCAGGCCCGGCCCGGGCGCGGCGACCGCGAGGTCCGCCGGCGGCACCTGCAGCGGCGGCGGTCCACGCTGCCCCAGGTGGTGTGCGGTCAGGACGAGGTGGCCGGGGCGGTGCCCGGCGGGCTCGCGACCGACCCGCGCGCCGTCGAGCCGGTGCGCCACCCCGCGCTCGACCCGCGCGTGGTCGGGGACCTCGGGCTGGGCGCGGCCGACGATCCCGTGACGGACGCCGCGCCGCACGCGCCCGGGACGGACGGCGCGGGCGCCCACGACGCGAGCGGTCAGGCCCTCGCGCCGGCGGACTACGACGCGACGCTCCGGCTGCTCGGGCTCACGACGGACGCCGCGGCGTCGGCCCGGCGCTGGTACCGCGAGCACGCCGCGCCCCTGCTCGTCCCGTTCCCCGTGCGCGAGCACGTGCGCGCCACAGAGCCGCTGCTCGGCGCGCACGAGCAGTGGGACGTGGGCGACGAGCTGGGCGAGGTGGACTGGACGGGGACGCTGCTGCGCTCCCCCGTCGTCGTGCCCGGGTTCACGACCGTGCGCCGGTCGGTCGACGAGGACACGGGCGACGAGCCCGACCGCGTCCCCGTCGACCTCGACCTCTACCTCGACTCGTCCGGCTCGACGCCCGACCCGACGCGCCGCGTCGCGCCGATCGCGCTCGCCGGGGCCGTGCTCGCGCTCTCGGCCCTGCGCGCCGGGGCGCGCGTGCAGGCGACGACGTGGAGCGGGCCGCGGCAGGTCGCGGGCACGGACGGGTTCGTGCGCGACGAGGACCGCGTGCTCGACGCGGTCGTCGCGCACTTCGGCGGCTCGACGTCGTTCCCCGTCCCGCTCCTGGAGCGCACGCACCTCGGCGACCCGGCCACCGGCGCCCCGCCGACGCGCACGCGCCCGTGCCACGTCGCGGTCATCTCCGACGACGGCGTCGTGTCGATGTTCGACGACGTCGTCCGGATCCGGTGGGGCGCGCGCCCCGACACCGAGCTCGTGGCGCCCCACGAGGGCGCCGCGGCGCGCGCCGTCGCGGCCGCCGGGGGCGGGGGCACGCTCGTGCTGGACGTCTCGGCGAAGGGTGCCGAGACGGTGCGGGACTACGCGGTGGGCTACCGGGTCCACGCCGTGCAGACCCAGGACGACCTCGTCGCGTTCGCCCACGCCTTCGCGCGCGAGCTGTGGGGCGCCTCGACCGGCGCCCCGGCGAGCACACCGTCGAGGAGCACGCCAGGGAGCAGCCGACCGGAAGGAGCCCGCCGTGACCGATGACCTCGCCCGCCCGACGGTCGAGGGCCCCGCGCTCGCCGACGTCGTGCACCGCCTGGCCGACACGCCCCCGGACGTGCTGGACCACCCCGTGGTCGCGGCCGCCGCGCTCGTCGGCGACACCGCGGACCTGCTCGCCGGGTCCGGCGCGGTCGGCGTGCTGCGCGGTCCGCAGCGTGCCGCCGTCGAGGCGCTGTGCACGCACGCCCCGTACGCGGCGCTCGCCGGGACGGTCTGCTGGCTCCTGCGCGACGAGCACCTGCTCGCCGCGCCCGCGTCCCGGGCCGCCGCGACGCCGGGCGCGCTCGTCCGGGTCGTCGAGCAGACCGTC
Protein-coding sequences here:
- a CDS encoding TetR/AcrR family transcriptional regulator gives rise to the protein MPRTPAPSADPPALADATSPPHGPRRRREPADRRRELLDAAARQADEHGLDSLTPAVVAARSGASKALVFHYFGSTAGLRRAVALEAVAGLEAATVAPDDRPLGERPALAVASFLDAVEARRLVWQDLWRGALAEDDATQEALARVREGLVARLTSTVSATSGAPLTSPRLRLIAAGWVALVENVTAAWLGGSELSRTEIERLVLASAVVLVPELPEPARGAVLAIARANSSPAG
- a CDS encoding NAD-dependent epimerase/dehydratase family protein; this encodes MRVVVVGASGNVGTALLRRLAVEPVVTSVVAVARHVPRADGSSTVRFPHDTATWRYADVAATDAAERLGTAFAGADVVVHLAWADRGGHGRRRANVEGARAVVTAARQAGVAHLVVASSVAAYSPAPYAGDARDAPVSEGWPVRGASGAPHAEDKAAVEALLDGVDRTGGIVVSRVRSPLVLQRDAASQIARDLLGPLATRALRRSPLASVRVPEGLRFQVVHADDLAEAYAWIVVGRHPGPFNVAHPTVLGPQDVADVVADGHLEQVPYGSVRTAVVLGRAARLVPVGADWLDLTMRVPVLDTRLAHELLRWTPAHGAKDTLAELVDGVRAGAGTSSPPLLPR
- a CDS encoding OsmC family peroxiredoxin; protein product: MPTRIARTAWNGGLQDGQGQVELSSSKVGTYDVSFPRRAADDAGGVTSPEELIAAAHSSCYAMQFSAVLAEAGATPVSLEVTAEVTLAPDPAGGFQIPTIALTVRGEVEGIDAAGFQQAAETAKATCPVSKALAGVPTITLDAALES
- the pnuC gene encoding nicotinamide riboside transporter PnuC: MSVEEILGFVTGAACVWLAVRQNVWTFPVGLANNVVFLVLFTGAGLYANAGLQVVYLVLGALGWYWWLRGGTDRGRLVVHRTPRAAWVVGLVAATATTAALVAVLTTWTDSAVPFWDALTTSSSLLAQTMLGRKWIGNWWVWIATDVVLVGLYASQGLWLTAALYVGFVALCVQGLREWSAARRDPGAEAAAGTADPRAVGPAPVPDDAEPAR
- a CDS encoding AAA family ATPase, with translation MTRLAHGLVIGKFYPPHAGHVHLVRSALARCERVTVQVLASTSESIPAETRAAWLRAEVPGARVVHGLDDAPVDYADPHAWDEHVKVMRSLLDPDDPPVDAVLTSDRYGVELARRFDATWVQVDPDRRHLPVSGSAVRADPAAHWWALPAPVRSWYVRRVVVLGAESTGSTTLATDLAAHLGLDPVLEFGREWSEVRPGGLAAPWHTAEFDLVAREQARREDAAAAVSPVPLVVCDTDVLATTLWHERYVGHRSPTVESLAAARRPDLYVLTGDEIPFVQDGLRDGEHVRHAMQDRFREVLAATGPRLDDPADVVRHLGPAELPTPDGAHPGVPWFEVRGDRASRLAQALAAVGPLLATPRHVADPLPQAGTDAF
- a CDS encoding AAA family ATPase: MTDLEHVSSAPTRPQPAGRADGRDPFALGVDDLFGTPVTGAGSDDGAARGGLPLDEKLRQAYFWVVNHAIISPHYDVEFAAPGARETSFRLGDSKALLTLPSDQSYSSFVLLPLLTFAVRGRCLMIGGPGRGKTASAVLMGVLAGYPVRDVRRAMQHGHPQLTVSDLFGTPLPKDLVQADSLADVDVAWRSWLGMRVKIVDEYNRIPTRTQSALLTVLADGYVEVYDQVYETGDAAWYLTANDDAGGGTYQVVDALRDRIDVVVHALPFNNRFLGDLVARAERRVRPEENVPPEIVFDAAEHDALHAAILAVPFPEPVRRRLEFFASQLEVLERAGWQFEYRTKDTARVAGVDPHLVATADTGRDRLGDVGAQTLNGLSVRALQSLVAYAKAMAYFRGDAEVELADLRAVLPFVLHDKLLPDLQSAPFDDREREPLRSDRVSWIRDLFDTACRQYDAAGLDDQDDVGAVLADVAAGFEGLPEAEVLRRLARIEHVLASWEQHAKLHGHVYEDALALKYAHQRYTNYLTWLRWSGA